Within the Mucilaginibacter sp. CSA2-8R genome, the region GATGAGCAGGTTCGTGAAAAAGATCCACCAAGTCAGGAAGATTTGAAAGTTGCTGACCCAGGTCCAAAAGACATCAAAGGTGACCCTTCTCAAACCGTTCGTATTGATGAGCCGGTTGGTAACGCTCCGGTTAGCGCTGCGGTAGTTGAAGCTAACCCAAATGAAATCTTTACCTCGGTAGAAGTTTTACCAGCTTTCCCTGGCGGTTTAGAAGGTTTTGGTAAGTATCTTAACAAAGCCTTACGTTACCCTTCAGTAGCTCAGGAAAACGGTGTACAAGGCCGTGTAAACGTTACCTTCGTTGTTGAACGTGATGGTAGCTTAACGGACATTAAACCAATTGGTCGCCAATTAGGCTCCGGTTTAGAAGAAGAAGCGGTACGCGTATTAAAATCTGCACCGAAGTGGACGCCTGGACGTCAAAATGGTCGCCCGGTTCGTGTACAGTATACCGTGCCAATTGTATTTACATTAGCAGATCAATAACAGTAATTAATGTTAAATTCTGATTCTGATAAACAAAAATCGCCCCTAAGGCGGTTTTTGTTTATTTTAGGGGCAGCCTTCTTTGTGGTTGTTGTCATATTAGGTTTGATGATAATGTTTTGGGATAAGCTTCCACTCCAGTTATCACAAACGCAGCGCTACACCTTTGGAGGGCTGTTTATTTTATACGGTGTATTACGTTTCGTTCGTATTTTCAGAACAGATACAGGTCAATGATTAAATGTTTTAAGTTTACATTTTTTGGGTTAGCTGTAATCATAGCTTTGGCAACCTGCCGCCAGCAACCTACTCTACGTGCAAAAGGCGAAGACACTTTTATAACTGGCAAGGCCCAGTTTTTGGCCGACGAGTCTTTTGAGCCGATACTTGAGCAACAGGCTTACGTATTTAAAGCACTGTACCCTGAAGCCAAACCTCAGTTTATCTATAAGTCGGAAAACGATTTGCTGCGGCTCTTTTTAAACGACAGCATTAGGGTTGCTATCATGTCGCGCGATTTGAAGCCGAATGAATTGCAAATTTTAAAAAACCGAAACCTTGCACCAGCAGTTAATCGTTTTGCAATTGATGCGATTGTGCTTATTGTAAACGAAAAGTCGGCTGACACGTTAATAACGGTTAATCAAATCAAACAGATGCTTAGCGGCAAAATCAACACTGATAAGAACATCGTTTTTGATAACCCTAACTCAAGTTTGGTAAGATATTTGAAAGATTTTTCTGGAAATGAGCTAAAACAGAAAAATATTTATGCACTAAAATCAAATAAAGACGTTATTACTTACGTAAGTGAGCACCCAAACTCTATAGGAATTGTAGGGTTCAGTTGGTTAGACGATCCGGATAAGGATTATGCTGATGCAGTAAGCAAGGTAAAAGTAGTAGGCGTACGAGATGAGAATAATGACAAAGCGCCGACCGAATACTTTAAACCATCACAAGAAACGTTAGCTCTAAAACAATATCCGCTTAGTCGTGGTCTGTATATCCTGGACAGTTCAGGAAAGATGGGTTTAGCAGCAGGTTTTGCTGCTTTTATGAAAAGCGACAAAGGACAACGGATAATTTTGAAATCAGGTTTATTGCCTGATTCTATCCCGCAGAGGGAAATGATTTTGAAAAAGTAACATCTTAACTAAAACTATAAAATTGAGGCACATGACTAATTTGAAAAGTAAAGTAGCTGGAGCAGCCGTAGGCCTGGTATTTATAGGTTCATCAGTTTTTGCGCAGAGTCTTGCCGACGCCAAGAAAGCTATTGACGCCGAACAATATCAGAAAGCTAAGTCGATGCTAAAAAATCTGACAGCTTCTCAACCAACTAAAGACGAGAATTTCTTTTACCTGGGCTGGGTTTATCTTCAAGAAGATTACGCAGATTCTGCCAAGGCAGCTTTTAGCAAAGGTATAGCAGCTAATCCAAAATCAGCATTAAACTATGCAGGTTTAGGTGCGGTTGCAAGGGTTAATAAAGACCAGGCCGGTGCACAAAGTAACTTCAATCAGGCTACTACATTGGCTGGTAAAGACTCTAAACCATATGTATACGTAGGTGAGGCTTACATGCTTGATCCTAACCCGGATGCTAATGCAGCTATTGCTGTTTTAAATAAAGGTATTGCTGTAAATAGCAAAGATCCTGAATTGTTTATTGCTTTAGGTGATGCGTACCGGTCACAGCTAAAAAGTAATGAGGCTTATAAAGCTTATGCAGACGCGCTTAACTTAAATCCAAAATCGGCAGCAGCTAAAGTAGCCACTGGTGTGCTTTGGAGATATGCTAACAACTGGGAAGACTCTGAGAAAGAGTTTAAAGATGCCTTAGCCATTGATCCAAACTTTGGTCCGGCTTACCGCGAGTGGGCTGAAACTGACGTACGCTGGGCACAAAAAGTTCCTGCTCAAGCTTCGGCAAAAATCAACGAATCTGTTGAGCAGTATCGTAAATTCATGAATTTAACTGATAACTCAGTAGAGTCACGTTTACGTTATGCCGACTTTTTATACCAAGCCGGTAAATTTAAAGATTTACAAACCGAGGCAACTACTTTAACACAGGCTAAAAATGCTAATGCAAGAGCTTATCGTTATTTGGGTTACGCCGCATACGAAAACAATGACCCGGCCACTGCTAAAACAGCATTAAATACCTGGTTATCCAAAGCTGATCCTAAACGGGTTATTCCTTATGATTATTATTATTTAGGCCGTATTCAGTTAAAAGACAAAGATACTACTGCTGCGCTCCAGACCTTGGAAAAAACCGTGCAACTGGACAGCACTATGGGTGATTTGTATGCAGACATTGCTAAGATATATTACGCAAAACGTGATTATCAAAAAGCAGGTGATGCTTATCAGAAGTATACTGCTAAGTCAAAAAATGCTAAATTAAACGATTATTTTGCTCAAGGTTTTAGCTACTACTATGCTTATGGTGATCAGCTTTCGAGCAAAGCTACTCCAAAACCAGTAGCTGATACCATGTTATTAGTAAAAGCCGATTCTGCTTTCTCACATATACAAAATGCTTTAACCACGCCTAACCCTACGGTTACGCTTTACAGAGCACGTTTGTACGATTTAAAAGAGAAAGACCGCAACAACATTGTAGGTTATGCCAGGCCTTATTATGAAAAGCTGATTTCAATCTTATCTGCTAAACAGCCAATAGCTGATGCAGACAAAAAGAATTTAGCTGAGGCTTACGCTTACTTAGGTGCTTTTGCCGAATACAAAGAAAAGGACAATGCTAAGGCTACCGAAAATTATACTAAAGCCCGTGAGTATGACCCAACCAACAAACAGGTGCAGTTCTTCTTCCAGAAAAAGAGCGCTCCGGCCAAGTCGACTTCAAAAGGTAAATAAGTTTTAATTATAAAAATAGTATATTGAGGCCGCACAGAAGTGCGGCCTTTTTTGTTATTTAGGGCCGCCAATTATTTTGTATTATGGAAGCACAAAGTTTACCGGTTAACTATTTACCGATAATCATTCAAATGGTAGTAGCCATAGGTTTTGTGGTAACTACAATGTTTTTTACCCACAAATTGGGTCCTAAACGTCAAACCGCCGATAAGTTAACACCTTTTGAGTCGGGTATTGAGGTAGTGGGTAACGCACGTACGCCGGTATCCATTAAGTATTTCCTGGTAGCTATTCTGTTTGTGCTATTTGATGTGGAGGTGATATTTATGTATCCATGGGCTGTGAATTTTAAACAGATGGGTACTGAAGGTCTTATTGAGATGTTCATCTTTATGGGCACGCTGCTTTTAGGGTTTATTTACGTACTTAAAAAAGGCGCACTCGATTGGAATTGAGGTAGTTTAGATTTATTCTAAATATAGCCTTGTCTATATTACACTATGCTTAATGACGTTTATAATAATAAATTTGTAAGCATCCGTATTACGGATAACCAAAGCAATTATTAACCAATGAGTGATGTTCAAATTGTAAACGCCCCACCGGGTGTTGAAGGTTCGGGATTTTTTGCAACTTCATTAGACAAGGCCATTGGCCTGGCTCGTTCGCATTCGTTGTGGCCGCTGCCGTTTGCTACCTCTTGCTGCGGTATTGAGTTTATGGCTACGATGGGGTCGCATTATGATTTGTCGCGTTTTGGCGCAGAGCGCTTGAGCTTTTCTCCGCGTCAGGCGGACTTATTAATGGTCATGGGCACTATATCCAAAAAGATGGCACCGGTTTTACGTCAGGTATATTTACAAATGGCCGAGCCCCGCTGGGTGATGGCTGTAGGTGCCTGCGCGTCAAGCGGCGGTATATTTGATACTTACTCAGTACTGCAAGGTATTGATGAGGTAATACCGGTAGA harbors:
- a CDS encoding TonB family protein, yielding MAILGSKLDILKPEWLDVVFNDRNKAYGAYELRKSNPKNTAKALFITLILFILAVSMPTIINKIKGFIPKPKEKIKIEEVVLAQPPPLNEKEPPPPPPPSPEPQKPKVDQVRFPPPVVKPDEQVREKDPPSQEDLKVADPGPKDIKGDPSQTVRIDEPVGNAPVSAAVVEANPNEIFTSVEVLPAFPGGLEGFGKYLNKALRYPSVAQENGVQGRVNVTFVVERDGSLTDIKPIGRQLGSGLEEEAVRVLKSAPKWTPGRQNGRPVRVQYTVPIVFTLADQ
- a CDS encoding substrate-binding domain-containing protein; its protein translation is MATCRQQPTLRAKGEDTFITGKAQFLADESFEPILEQQAYVFKALYPEAKPQFIYKSENDLLRLFLNDSIRVAIMSRDLKPNELQILKNRNLAPAVNRFAIDAIVLIVNEKSADTLITVNQIKQMLSGKINTDKNIVFDNPNSSLVRYLKDFSGNELKQKNIYALKSNKDVITYVSEHPNSIGIVGFSWLDDPDKDYADAVSKVKVVGVRDENNDKAPTEYFKPSQETLALKQYPLSRGLYILDSSGKMGLAAGFAAFMKSDKGQRIILKSGLLPDSIPQREMILKK
- a CDS encoding tetratricopeptide repeat protein; this encodes MTNLKSKVAGAAVGLVFIGSSVFAQSLADAKKAIDAEQYQKAKSMLKNLTASQPTKDENFFYLGWVYLQEDYADSAKAAFSKGIAANPKSALNYAGLGAVARVNKDQAGAQSNFNQATTLAGKDSKPYVYVGEAYMLDPNPDANAAIAVLNKGIAVNSKDPELFIALGDAYRSQLKSNEAYKAYADALNLNPKSAAAKVATGVLWRYANNWEDSEKEFKDALAIDPNFGPAYREWAETDVRWAQKVPAQASAKINESVEQYRKFMNLTDNSVESRLRYADFLYQAGKFKDLQTEATTLTQAKNANARAYRYLGYAAYENNDPATAKTALNTWLSKADPKRVIPYDYYYLGRIQLKDKDTTAALQTLEKTVQLDSTMGDLYADIAKIYYAKRDYQKAGDAYQKYTAKSKNAKLNDYFAQGFSYYYAYGDQLSSKATPKPVADTMLLVKADSAFSHIQNALTTPNPTVTLYRARLYDLKEKDRNNIVGYARPYYEKLISILSAKQPIADADKKNLAEAYAYLGAFAEYKEKDNAKATENYTKAREYDPTNKQVQFFFQKKSAPAKSTSKGK
- a CDS encoding NADH-quinone oxidoreductase subunit A, with amino-acid sequence MEAQSLPVNYLPIIIQMVVAIGFVVTTMFFTHKLGPKRQTADKLTPFESGIEVVGNARTPVSIKYFLVAILFVLFDVEVIFMYPWAVNFKQMGTEGLIEMFIFMGTLLLGFIYVLKKGALDWN
- a CDS encoding NADH-quinone oxidoreductase subunit B, encoding MSDVQIVNAPPGVEGSGFFATSLDKAIGLARSHSLWPLPFATSCCGIEFMATMGSHYDLSRFGAERLSFSPRQADLLMVMGTISKKMAPVLRQVYLQMAEPRWVMAVGACASSGGIFDTYSVLQGIDEVIPVDVYVPGCPPRPEAIIDGFMNIQKLVQTESLRRRESPEYQKLLAQYGIQ